The sequence TGCCAAAATTACATGGATGAAGTTTTAGAATTTATGCACCTTTAAACTGTGTCTGAGTTTTCTGCTGGTGAGTGGACCTCTTGTTAGACACTTCTGAATGCATTTACTTTATCAAAGGACAATTCAGACCTTTGAAATGAGAAAAATTAGGCGCTTTCGGGTTCCTTTTAAAACTTGTTTAAGAACATAAAAATCTAAGGATCTGTGGGAGCTAGTTATTAATGATATAGGCTGCAGGCCTGCATTATTACTGCATATAATGATTGAAACCGGCTCCCAATTTTAATCTAATAGAAGACGTGCATTGCAATCAGTAACTTTCTCTCTCCACCCACCCCTCTGGCGCTCACCTGCTGCTAGAAAGCCCCAGTTCCCAATGCTGACTGTTAATGAATCCTTGAGCTTATGACTTAAAAACCCCTGGCTGTTTCAATGTGCAGGTTTAAGACCATGGTATGAGCTGAGCAGCTTCAAACGTGAAATACTGACCCTAACTGCCTTGCTTATAATAGTAGTAtaggttattattatttgaaaaatattaattgtaacacacaacaccacacggACACATcaacaaaattaaaaagttgattttcactggagatAAAACAAATTTCTAATAAGAGGCTACTGAACATTAACACTTATGATGGAAAGTAAAATCTGACTAAAAATACTGATGAAAAGAAGCCAGCACCCCGGGTCAAAGTGTAGGCTAAGTgacaattaattaaataaataaataaataaataaataaataaataaataaataaataaatgaacgcGAATATGAAACCCCCACTTCAGTCTCGTTAAAGCAACATTACCTGCGAGGATAAATGAGCCCACCGAGGAGATAAAGCCCGACAGAAAACTGTTAAAGGGGAAAGTTCCGACCAGTAAACAGTAAAGGAACTGAAAGGCTCCCGTCAGTAAGATATAGAGCAGATACGCGTCTATCACTTTCAGCTTAGTGGACGTGCTGCTCCTGTACTCCTCCAGAAAGCGGGACACCACGGAGATGACTGAAGTGGACATTATTCCTGGGAACGAACAGTTATTCACCAAATAAATGGAGATGAATGTTTCAGCTAAATGAATGACGTGTAGCCAACACCGTCAAGCGCTTTAAGAAAATGTGTCCCCACTGAAACAGGCAGCTGCGCCTTTTCGTTCCGACGTCAAGCTTTTTTACTCTCTATAACAGTTGTTAATCTAGATTTATAATTTCCAAATTGacatatatattttcaaacatgagagaagcaaataaaaacaataagagCAAAGCTTTTTTGAAGTTATAAAAGACTGACACATATTTCACTAGATGGACTCGCTTTTCCAAATAGAGTGCAAAAGAATATGGCTAGAGAGATGCAAATGAGTAAGCTGGGTATACAAACATGGAAAGAGTTTAGGTgaaatatatcctgcattgaaAAATCAGTATTTGTACTTAAAAATTGTCTGAGTGTTGGCATTACACtatgagtgaaataagcagtcaacGTTTCGTGTAGTCCAAAAATAGTCAAAATGGGTGAATTCTGACAGCCATAAACCTAAGGAGCCAATCCTGTCAACTTGTGGGGCGTTTCATGTACTATGTAGTGAGTAGGGGGCCAAGTGGGATACGACTTCATTGGCAGTGAACTCTAGTGTGAGGTTTGCTCCGCCCCTTTTAGATCAGCTGATCGCCGTGTGAGGAACAGGTTACAAAACAAGGTCCACTCGCTGAACTTAATGTACGTCGTAACATTTCCTCTGTCCACAGCTGGGAGCTGATTACAAGTATGTCAGCGATGCGCCGGGATTAATAAGTGTATTCTGCACGTTACTAACCTGCCTGGTGAACAACACAATGCAAGACGAGAATGAATTAGAGTAAGTAACCGACCACTTGGTCATTGTTGACACTACGGGAACTGTGTTTCACATCCGGTCTCTCTTATTGCCTCCAACCCCTCTCCAGTAATAACATACTAACATTTGTGTTATTATACAAGCTGAACAggttaatatataattatgttaTTGAAAGGAGATAAATGCTCTTAGTTTTAAGGTCCAGTTTAATTCATTTAGTCCTGTTTTTGTGCTGAGTCATGCTGTGGTTTTGAGTCAAGGGataatgataaaaaatataatacataacGTATTTGTTGTTGCTATTATTCATACGTGTTTTTGTAATAAAAGTACTATTAATAAGATTGTAAGTAACTAAAATCTGTCTTACTAAGGCACCCCCTGTGTAATGTGATAAAAGGTATAACTCTTTGGTGCTTATAGAGCTCATAAAGggtgcattcatttatttatttatttatttatttatctatccaaaataaaaaatgataatGTGAATTTTAGCTTTTGTTGTGAAATGTCTGGGACAAGAAATAGTCTCAGTTCTCATTAAACCACAATGCATgctatttgtatttgtgtaaaGTCAAAATGTCTTTAGGATTAATGCTCTATACCAATAGTAAAATGTAAGTAGTGTCAGACTatgggtgtgtgtttgcataTGTTTGTGTGCGAGTGTCTATAAAGCATGACTCAGGCCCTTTTACCTGACTGACCTGTGGCCTACTTGTAGCTCGTTCAATATATGTGCACTTTTTCTGTGTTTAGGTCAACCTCTGGGAACTGGTCCTGGTGGCCATCTTGGAGACCAACGTCTATGTCTCTGTTAAAGAGTGCCGAGGCCAAGATCCTTGCCTGTAAGTACCAGATCCCCTATTAtactttttctgtgttttatttcatacagtaATTGATTGAGAATGTATGAAGCAAGGAGTACATTTCTTTGATTTATGTAGCACTGCTGTTTACTTCACTGTGACAATAGCACAGTAGATTTTACTTTTTCATTATAAAGGCcctttaaaaatgtgttctctTTGGTGCGGTTGTATGGTGATGTATATTCTTCACATTGGtgcataatatttaattataactTTGTAAAGTTTTAGAGAACTGTCTGTTTGACACCTTTGTGGTGTCTTTGTGGATGTGGTGTCTTTAGTCTCGTCTTTCCTGCCCTTATTAAGGTATTCAGAATGAAGTGTGGTCTCGATTTCTGACATTGCCAAATCAGGACCGAATATGGACCCTCACAGTGACCAACAGGACTGCACGCAAAGTTTCAGACAAAGGTAGACTCTTGTTTCCTTCTCTTTTTAAACGTACTGTAATAATTACTATTCTTTCTGAAGCAGACGTCTCTTGGCTGTTGGTTTGGGTGGGTGGGGTGTTATAATAGATCATAATTCATATAATTCTTCATATGACTGTATGATACTCAAAAGATGTTTGAATTTCCCTGGTCAcattatgttttgttatttaagtGAAATCATAATCAAATAAAAACcaagtcaaaaatttcatcaCTGATGGTTGCTGGTAAAGTCTTTAAGTTTATAATCATGGTATTTGCTCTCCATCTCCAGCCCCTAAGACTCCCCTGGTCATGGTCCATGGTTTTGGAGGAGGGGTGGGGCTGTGGGTCAGAAATCTGGACGCTCTGTGTCGCTCCCGGGCAGTTTACGCATTTGACCTGCTGGGGTTCGGACGCAGCTCTCGTCCAACCTTCCCCTCCGATCCTTCGGCAGCAGAGGAGCAGTTTGTCAGCTCcatagagcagtggagacagaCCATGGGGCTGGAGCACATGATCCTACTGGGACACAGTCTTGGAGGTTACCTAGCAACATCTTATTCCATCCAATATCCTGAAAGGTAATAACATATACATGAAATTTTAGTTTTGAGACGGTGTCAACCAGTGTCAAGTGCAGTTATGTTATCTGATTAATGTGTGAATATTAGATTAATGTGATGCCTGTTCCTTAGGGTCAGTCACCTCATCCTGGTAGACCCCTGGGGCTTCCCTGAGAGACCCAAGCCACAGTCTGAGGAATCATCTGGTCAAGGTTTAGAGGTAAAACGGCCAGGTCCACCTCGCTGGGTGAAAGCAGTGGCATCGGTCGTCAGCTTCTTCAACCCACTGGCCATCATCAGAGCAGCAGGACCATGGGGTAAGAGGCAGAGGAAATGGACTAGCTCATTTAATTTTAGCCTTTGTGTTTTAAACCAGTGGCTCTGAAACATATATAAGACAGGGGGAAgtcaaaaagaaacaaaaatggagaaaacaaatGGGACTCCTAACAATGAAGAGGGCTGCAGTAAATTCTTACATTCGGTACATAGCAGTTTTGTTAGTGTTTATTAAATCTGTTGTGGCCATACACcatatggccaaaggtttgtggacacgtCATTCAACATTCAAATTGACTGCATTCAACCAAacatatttgtgtttaattataGAATAATATGCGATGAGCTGTTTTCATATAGTGGCCCTATAGTGTGAGTGGACATTGTTGGGGTGAATAAGACACAGAAATGTAGAATATTGCCCTTTTAATGGATAATAAACTTGACCACTCCTACAGGTCCAGGGCTGGTGAATCGATTTCGACCAGATTTCAAGAGCAAGTTTGAGGATCTCTTTGATGACAACACTATGACTGAGTATCTGTACCACTGTAATGCTCAAACACCCAGGTGACCAATAAATTACCCAGCATTCTTAAATTCCTATGAACTCTCTAAGTATTTGTGCATGTATTTAACAATGacactctatttctctctctctcagtggagAGGCTGGGTTCAGGGCCATGTGTGAGTCTCTGGGCTGGGCAAAGAAGCCTATGTTGCAGCGTGTGCATTTGCTGCCCTCCTCCATGCCTGTCACTTTGGTGTATGGAGCACGCTCCTGGGTGGACAGCTCCAGCGGCACAAAGATGGTCCAGCTCAGAGGCCAGAGCCCCACTAGAGTTGTGGTGAGTTTGCATCTTACACAATAGTTAAACATTAGTTTGTTGCTGTCAAGTTCCTTTACTACTTAGTAGTAGTTACTCAGAAGTAAGCCCATGATAATATTCCAAGACTACGTCAGCAGGCTACAGGTATCAAAAAACCTAAATCAGAGTCAGTCAGGTCTTTAGTGcttgaggtgtgtttgttttggttttacaCTGGAGTCCTAAGACTACTTTTGACTACACATGTGGTGGTTGCTCCACTCAAGAGCCCCATGAATTATTACCAAGTGTTAAATTTTACTGCATATTGGCAAACACTGAGGCCATGGTTTTGATTGTAATTTATAAAGTAAAAGTTTAAACCGATGCAAAACTCTTTCTGATTTGTTGCCCGATAGTTAATAGATGACGCCTCTCATCACGTGTACGCAGACCAACCTGAAGAGTTCAACCGAGTGGTGGAGAATATCTGCAATAATGTGGACTGAAACTTGCCCTGAATGTCAACAATAAATCAGTCATGAACCTTGGAGTCCAGCTATCATTAGCCCAAGCTTCATCTGTCTTTCTATTTAAGACAGCAAACTTGCCTGTACCTCCTCTTTTTCACTTTTCCCTTTTGGCTTAGTGGTCAGTACAAAGTTGGAAATATTTTGTGAGCATTGTCCAGCTCCATAATGTATTTTGTCACCACTGAGTTTGTCACAAGCACATTTATCACAGCATTAGAAACTTGTGTAATAAGgccatttacatatattttattgtatttatcaGAACGTTATTATATGactgtatttaaataatgttgTACTCAAAACTTGAAATGTTGTTAATACCTGATTATATTTGATTGTATTTTATGACAATACAGATTTCTATGTTTTACATGCTGTTTTCAGAGTTTCATTGTAGTGCATTAAGTGTCCACCAGAGGGTACCATATGCacctgtttttgcttttttctcAAATTTCATAAGGTAAAAAAGTTGAGGATGTTATTTAGCTTGTAGTTTGGACACTAGATagcacattttacacacatttccTGTAAATGGTAATGAAGTtactttatatttcattcacttaaaatttgaatataaaacagtaattttggcttgggtggcacagtggcgccacagtagtgtcgcagtcgcacatccagggacctggaggttgtgggttcgattcccgctccgggtgactgtctgtgaggagtgtggtgtgttctccctgtgtctgcgtttcctcccacagtctaaaaacacacgtcggtaggtggattggcgactcaaaagtgtccctgagtgtgtgagtgaatgtgttgccctgtgaatgactggcgccccctccagggtgtattcccgcgttgcatcaggtaggctctggaatcaccgcgaccctgaactggataagcgcttacagataatgaatgaaggaatgaattttGGCATGGGCTAATGTTTGGACATCATACTGAGTCAGTAATGGACTGGCAGATGTCTTGGCGTGTAAACAGCTTTTCAGAAACATCTAGGAGTCTTTGTCACCCTCTCATCCTTTCAGCAGACTACTGAGATATTCCTGGGTCAcacattttcagtttcaaaCAAGGGTATTGAGGGCCTTTTCTCAAATGTTTcaccttgtgtttacatgaggaAGTGTATGGTATATTTTGAGGCAAGCATGGCAACAACTTTTGCATTACTGGAATGgctcagaaatgtttttttttagtgcaTGAGAACCCTTACACCGATTTCAGATTCAGATAAagcatttaatgttttttctatATAATATGAATTTTGTTCAGATTTGAGTGATATAAACtctgaaataaatattaattagaaAAAGGTTCCACAAGGTTTACTAACCATCATTAATGGTCTTCAGAAAGAAACCTGACGACTCACGTAGAGTTAAATATTCTGTCATATATATTAGTCATCAGACTGTGTGCAAAGATGCATGCTGTATAAGAATGCGTCCATAAAACTGAATATGTTTAGGCTGCAATAACAGATAACTGATCCTGAAAGAATATAGAGAGGGAAGATTGTGCTCTTGAGTTTTGCTTCTTGATTTCTGTCACATACATTGCTTTAGTGTTCGAAAGAGCAGAGCTACAGATCTTGAAGTGCTTCATGTTATTATAGAGCTGTCTAATGAATTCAAATCAGCTGTCCTTGATATGAACGTATCAGAAGAGCCCAAGTCAGGTTTCTGAAGCTTCTTCTGAAGCTCATTTGTAGTCTGTATAAGattggaaatttaaaaaaaaaaagtggacacTTCAGattttgattgttttattaACAACAAAATAGCATTGCTATAAAAAGTAAAactgtttataaataaagtcaAGAGTTACATAAATCACATCTAATGAAGTTTTCCTTCACATTGTATTGTCAAGAGGAGGACTGTAGTAACCAGACAAATGCAATGAAAGGTGTTAACATTTGAAGATTAATAACGTACTCACACCTGAGCACTCACTGCTGAGAAATATAAAGGCCTTTTTGATACTGACATAaaattcttaatttttttaaagcaaattatgTAATATCAGAATCTAATCAGTAAAGTTAGACTGTAAATAAACTATATTATAGAAAATTAGAGACACTATTTACACGGTGTGCCATGTATATACACAGCAGCTGTGTCCCCATTTCTAGAGCGTTCCTTATATAGACAGTATTTCACATCATAAAATGCACACTCTAGTTAAGCCATTCCCAATTCTAAGATCATTAAAAACTGCATATTTGAAATACCATTAACAGTGCTTCAGATGCTTCTACAGCTGCTGAGAGGCAGCATCTCAAGATAAtttaacatccacaaacaccCATCTTACTCCTGCCAAAAAGATATCGAATGGTGCTCAGATCACACCAGAGAACATGGTACACCTCATTCATCGGCCAATACTGGGCCAATAAGATTTTACACCTtcctagccaacacttggcattgagaatACAGACCTTAGGTtcatgtgcatctgctccagAATGCCCCACTGTGTTGACAATGATTTTCTATAACTGAATGTCTGAGGCAACAACGCATGCACCTTGTAGTAACTGAATTAATTAGAAGAGGTGTTTGGGTACTTCGACATTCATATTGAGTTTGCGGCTTCATCTTTAAGTGCTTTAGAAAAGGCTGATTAAAGTAAGCATTTGTGCCAAGCATGCAATATAAGACAACtttcattattaataaaaatattcattttaaaaacagcacTTTAAACTTCTACAGTTCTAATATGGCTCAGAAAATGAGGTGTATTCACAAAGCACCTCAATGAAGTATTCCTACTGAAAGAATCATACAGATATCATTGTGTATCTTTGGGAGTTTCTCGTTGTAAGTTATCTCCAGTTTCTAACTTATTATATAGCACCAACAACATTGAGAGGGTGTACCACTGTAAAACAGGAGTTGAATTAAAGCCCTACTGGAGCTGGACtgttttacagagaaggttttCTAATGCCATTTGTGAGATTTGATTGACCACCGGTGGTTTAGACTCCTATTGCTGGCTCTTGGTTCAACCAATTACAGAAGAGCATTCATTCACAATCACAGTCAGAAAATGCAAACTACCGTCAATAAAGATTCACACTGCATTCAAAATCACTCAGTTTACAGTCCGACACACTAAGTCACTGCACTATTTTTTAACAATCTGCCTCTCACACTAGACAAATATTACTGTGtctttaatcatttaaattaaaGGACCTCTCCAGGTAAAATGAATGCAGGTCCTGTAGGGCTTAACTAATCCTTCATATACGCAGCATTAAACTAACAGTATCGTCTTTGCCATTAGGAGCCTCTCTTATTCTACACCCCATAGAACGTAGGTCACACCTACACCTGCTTAGTAGCTATGCTCACTGGACATTTTGTATGTAAGACTTTCCTAACAGGACCACTGATAACCTGACAGTTGACAGTTCTCAGCACAGCATTGACACTGGCAGCATGTACTTTGCCCAATATGAATGTGAGCAGCATTCATTCAGTTTTTCAACACCTCAGTTGTGCTGTCAGTGCTGGGTTGAGAATAATCTGCCAACTCTGAGGTCATAAATTTCATGAAGGGCTAGAGCTCAGGTTCTCATCCCTGGTCCTCAGTGCAGAACTTCTGCTCTGTATGTCTTTGCGTTTTCGTACATGATACCACCACCGCTCAGAAGGCATTAGAGTTAGTGAGCTGATTAGTATGAATCAAGTGTTCTGGGAGCAGACTAACAACAAAACGTGCAGGTGAAGGTGTGCTCCCAGACCAGTGTTAGAGGAAGATTAACATAATATTCATCAACAATTATTAACACCTGCAAGTTAGGTGTTTaagataaagtggccagtgtgagtGTATGCTGTGTTGTGTAGAAAGACCAGTGTGGAATGGTAATTGCATGGGCATCCTGAACACATCAAAACTTGTGTCTTCACTTATCCTCATGCACGACGATGTCGACCACACCATGAACCTGCGTAAGCTGTTTACAGTCCAGAGAGGCCACCAGCTTCCTCGTCCCAGACAGAGAGGGAATGAAGTGCTCTGTCACTGTCACAGTAGCATGCCTAACCACATCTCTGACATAAAAAGAAACCAGGAGTTAGACTAGAGTCTTAGCAAATAGTTTATATCCAATATCAGTTTCATAACTAACCAGTACAAGCAGAGATGTTTTATTATGGGTTTAATGTGAGAGATATTAAATATTCCCATGGAAAAGCAAGGAACTGCTCAAAAAGTGAAAATGACTCCATCAAAATGGTTGTTTTCTTACCCCACGTTGATGGGATGGAGGTCCCTTAGGCCAAGACCCTCTACTCTAACCACCACATTAGAGAGGGTGCACGGCAATGGGTTGGTGAAGGTGAGCTTGGCTGAAGCCTCCTTACCCACATATGCTTCTCCCAGAGGCTGGAAAGATGTGACATGTTACAATTACACCGCTTTCCCCATGATTAACCACAGTTTATAACACCAAATCTTTAAATTACTGGCATTGTTTTCTCACCTCAATTATTATATCTGGTGTACGGAGTCTAAAGGTGGTCTGAGTGGCCAGCACCTGTTTTGTTTCACTGACCCTTCCAGACAGGGTCAGCATCAGGGCAGCCTGGTCCACCAAGCTGTCCTTATAAAGGTTATAGGGTAGGACCCAGTCTACGACTTTCTCTGGCAGAAGAAACCATTGATTAAAATATAGTTTTTTAGTTAGTAAACCTCCAATTTATTTTCTCCCAACACAGGAGTTATAAAAGGTTAATTCAATATGGTCAACATTACAGACTCTAGATTACACTTCCTCCCTGCTCACCTTCATTGGGCTGCAGCTCTACAGGTATCTCATCGCTCTTAACCGTGTTCTTCAAAACACCAGTGTAGTACATCACAGCCACTTGGCTGTGGAGGGTGGTCCTGCGGGTCTGATCACTCTTGTTCTTCATCAGGATCTTCAGCACAGCGTCTTCACCCATACATGGGCCATCTCCATCAAGATTCACCTCAACACTCACATCCTCCACTGCTGGGGAGGAGTACACATTTGGCTTGGTGCCATAACGGCATGCTGTCTCCACCGCAATACGCTCCTCTTCTGAGCCTGGTTGAGGAGAAGATAGGTTAGTCAAAGTCTAATAGTGAGGTTCTAACAGGTGAGATTAACTTTCAGGATCATTGGTGGGTGGGGTGACATTTTATATATGAATATCTGGGCTTCACATTTATTTACCTACTGAAGCATCAAACACATAACCAcaagtaaaatgataaattatgcATTGCAAATGCATACAAATACATGCAAATGTACACAGTGGGCTTCATGTTCAAATCattgccttttttttaaaatcaatttcACATTAGTTAAGAGAGCCACATATGACTAGTAATTTCAAATGTGTAATCAGTACTCCAAGCGTTGGACCAAGGTCAGTGAACGAGACAATGTAGAGTCAGTTCAGACAACAGGGGACCAAACCCAGGCCGGCTGGTTAATGGCGTAGGTGCTTACTCTGTGTGCTACCACAGTTAGTTGTCAGTAGGACTCAATGACAAGTTTGATCTCAGTTACAACACAGAAtgaacaccacccccccccccccaaaaaaaataataataaataaatataaaataatgttcACACTGGCCTAAATTTAATAGAAACTGACAGGTGGAAAACAAAATAAGTAACTTATTAGGGAGAGAGAAAGCTGGTTGAGATTAACTAAATAAACAACTGGCCACCCCAACAGGAGGAaagggaaaacaaataaaagagaaaCAAGGAAAAAAACTGACACTGACAGAGGTTCCAGTCCTCCCTCCGCAAAGGGAAAAGACTCAAGAAGAGAAAAAGATGAGGGGGAGTGCAATAACTCTCAGCCCTCGACCATTCACCGGATATTTCTTACTGCTCAAGTTGAGACAATGACCCAGCACTGAGCACTGTCATTTTGGGTTTATAAAGCCCTCTGCTCAGCTGTGGGCCGTTGAACCTGATTAGCTCTGGGGGATTGCGCGGCGCCCCCTCTAGTGGACGGAGACGGAGATGCTAGTTATTGGCTCAAAAGGAACCAAGATCGCTTGATAAATAttcaaaaaatgtaaagaaggAACATAAAGAAGATTGTAACTTATTTATCCTAAGTGACTGAGGACCTTCCTGCATTGGTACATATGTGTTCATCTcagagattattattatttcctaaCTGCCCATGGGATCTGCAGAGATCAGCTGATAAATGAACCTTTATTTGTAAAAACAGTTCGTTTCTGGCCATTTGATAGATCTACACATATCTCTATTATAACGAGGACATATTGTGAAATAAATCACTTTTAGTGCATGGACAAAttcatttctgtgttctaaagcctaccaacccacaaaatGTGGTTAAATATGTCCAACCACTTTacataaacacagctccagcgcAGTGTTTGGAGATATTTCGATGCTTGGGATGCTTGTTTTCTGATATAGGCAGTCCACAAAATAAACACTGGGTTGTTTTGCTTCACATTTTGCTTCATAGtgcaatatgtaaatataaaagtgtGCAATATGTAATATAATTCATTACAGGGCCATCACTAGAGACTATTGGTTAGGGTGGCTAATAGCTAATAGCAGCTAATTTCATTgatgaggtacagattaagcaaagccacaatgTTACTTACAGTAGCAGGTCCCATATACCCTCAAATAGTAATATAGACTGGTACGATCAATGTGCATTTGTTTTATAGTTGTAGTTCTGTTCAATAACCTGGATGTCTGAATGTGACCTTTGACAGCAGAAAtagttattaaaaattaaaaagccaGAGGAAAACAGGGCTATAGGCAAAACCCCAACAGAAAGGAATACACCAAAATTGGCAGTACTAACAAAAACATATATGACTTGTAATTTGGTCACCAGGTTAATGTTTTCTTAAATccagtaaaaaaatataaaaaaatattctgagaaaaatattttaacatttatttgccattttttatttcagttctaaaaaataaatccaATATTCATTCAATCTTAGAAATTTTTGCTGTATTTGAGAAGTTCTTACTTGAAAATGTGtagttattgttattgtatttaGGTCTTTTAAGGTAGTGGAAGCATCAAAGGATATCTTCGCTTTTTCAGTGTGGCAAATCGATCGATGATTCTGTTGTGATCAATGATTTATAGAGTTTTGCTCTCAACTGACATGGCTGCAGAGTATAAATCCTCTTCTAATACATGTCAGttcattttaactggctttttcagcaggcttactttatgttcatcaataatcaggtttcctctgctagTATAATGCTATTTTAACTATTGCATCAGCGGCTTTTGAATTTGGTCAACTAAAGATTGTAACAAGTATTCAGGTaacatttttcctttatttgtgtcttgaaatgacactcGCCATCAGGAAACTTACTACTTCTCCCTGCATACATCATGTTCACATTCTGTCAAAGGGACATGCAGTAACAGCAGCAGTTCCCCCAGGTCCTAGTGTGCCCAAGTTTCATTACATTGTTAATATGGAGAATTTGGGGGGCTAAAGAACATTTATTTCTAAACAGGCCTAAAGACGTCCATGATTCTTTATGTATATAGACAG is a genomic window of Hoplias malabaricus isolate fHopMal1 chromosome X1, fHopMal1.hap1, whole genome shotgun sequence containing:
- the LOC136675942 gene encoding dolichyl-diphosphooligosaccharide--protein glycosyltransferase subunit dad1, coding for MSTSVISVVSRFLEEYRSSTSTKLKVIDAYLLYILLTGAFQFLYCLLVGTFPFNSFLSGFISSVGSFILAVCLRIQVNPQNKGEFLSISPERAFADFLFAHTVLHLVVVNFIG
- the LOC136675853 gene encoding (Lyso)-N-acylphosphatidylethanolamine lipase-like, translating into MQDENELESTSGNWSWWPSWRPTSMSLLKSAEAKILACIQNEVWSRFLTLPNQDRIWTLTVTNRTARKVSDKAPKTPLVMVHGFGGGVGLWVRNLDALCRSRAVYAFDLLGFGRSSRPTFPSDPSAAEEQFVSSIEQWRQTMGLEHMILLGHSLGGYLATSYSIQYPERVSHLILVDPWGFPERPKPQSEESSGQGLEVKRPGPPRWVKAVASVVSFFNPLAIIRAAGPWGPGLVNRFRPDFKSKFEDLFDDNTMTEYLYHCNAQTPSGEAGFRAMCESLGWAKKPMLQRVHLLPSSMPVTLVYGARSWVDSSSGTKMVQLRGQSPTRVVLIDDASHHVYADQPEEFNRVVENICNNVD